In Pogoniulus pusillus isolate bPogPus1 chromosome 1, bPogPus1.pri, whole genome shotgun sequence, one DNA window encodes the following:
- the ZNF106 gene encoding zinc finger protein 106 isoform X4, which yields MVPLVQNEQEGLELGEESDLSTLEGFQWEGISLAVPGSARKRSFSESSVIADRNPAAYSFFSEQAKIKESGQMQITGTSHSCPITSGYEASTGIEADLKQDTASLPLLPFMSERTETRGRRHSLQATSEVTDFTKPEQESPEKRTPLLEKQNVLGISEENCSASNNASLLAASNNIDAATDSSCTSGTEQNDSQGVGKKRRATGEGSSPEIPSLERKNKRRKIKGKKERSQVDHLLAISLREEELSKSLHSVDNSLLQARATLQAAYVEVQRFLVLKQQITMEMSALRSQRIQILQGLQETYEPSELSEQLSCSVLSERRNSKSQMAADLTPAGSFLPVLDTLSSSIPPLGSSVHVNVPLPFQSPGVTPTVPPDSAVQVKCEPASPKGSEENGNSVLQSSPSASRTEEVQQKGEDTNQNTSRYPVISATLSISELAACFQNTNQDVPKPARNRGKAGLREDPSHSLSVFSKKDANDAVTENFLRVQRSPSLPKCSALLELPMDETPKLSAEPSKQQMTTTVVPAEKGNRRRRRLRKKKTLRAAHVPENSDTEQDIVDLKPIRKLRGGKVLKGVKVTTSAPPKQEKGVTAQTARNKDENDSDVSLELVEVPVPQCHVVDVGSSESGNEKPDSPSKRDSRSSLDQTVLEASCSGYDEVSSTSEIGTNYGDDGKRSVAETQTSISLLRGSKNSSELSSEPGEDEEPTEGNFEGHQAAVNAIQIFGNLLYTCSADKTVCAYNLVSRKCVAIFEGHTSKVNCLLVTQTNGKNAALYTGSSDHTINCYNIKTKECTEQFKLEDRVLCLHSRWRILYAGLANGSVVTFSIKNNKHVDTFECHGPRAVSCLATAQEGARKLLVVGSYDCTISVRDARNGLLLRTLEGHSKTILCMKVVNDLVFSGSSDQSVHAHNIHTGELVRIYKGHNHAVTVVNILGKVMVTACLDKFVRVYELQSHDRLQVYGGHTDMIMCMTIHKSMIYTGCYDGSVRAVRLNLMQNYRCWWHGCSLIFGVVDHLKQHLLTDHTNPNFQTLKCRWKNCDAFFTSRKGSKQDAVGHIERHAEDDSRIDS from the exons ATGGTGCCTCTTGTTCAGAATGAGCAAGAGGGTCTAGAACTCGGTGAAGAATCTGATCTGTCAACTCTGGAAGGATTCCAGTGGGAAGGAATTTCCTTAGCAGTGCCTGGCTCAGCCAGAAAGCGTAGCTTTTCTGAAAGTAGTGTCATTGCAGACAGAAACCCTGCTGCTTATAGCTTCTTCAGTGAACAagccaaaataaaagaaagtgGGCAAATGCAAATAACTGGAACCAGCCACTCATGTCCCATTACATCTGGATATGAGGCAAGTACTGGCATTGAGGCTGACTTGAAACAGGACACAGCTTCTCTTCCTTTGTTACCATTCATGTCTGAAAGAACTGAGACACGTGGAAGAAGACACAGTCTACAGGCCACGTCTGAGGTCACAGACTTCACAAAACCAGAGCAAgagagcccagagaagagaacacCTCTTCTTGAGAAACAAAATGTCCTAGGAATCTCAGAAGAAAACTGCTCAGCTTCAAATAATGCTTCACTTCTTGCAGCATCTAATAATATAGATGCAGCTACAGACAGTAGCTGTACATCTGGTACTGAACAGAATGACAGCCAAGGAGTAGGAAAGAAACGAAGGGCAACTGGA GAGGGATCTTCTCCTGAAATCCCTAGTCTAGAAAGAAAGAATAAGAGAAGAAAGATCAAGGGTAAAAAAG AACGTTCTCAGGTAGACCATTTGTTGGCAATTTCGCTGAGGGAAGAAGAGTTAAGCAAGTCCCTGCATAGTGTGGACAACAGTCTCTTGCAGGCTAGGGCTACTCTGCAGGCTGCGTATGTTGAAGTTCAACGGTTCCTTGTATTAAAGCAACAG ATAACCATGGAAATGAGTGCACTGAGAAGTCAAAGAATACAGATCTTGCAGGGGCTACAAG AAACATATGAACCTTCTGAACTGTCAGAGCAACTTTCCTGCAGTGTCTTAAGTGAGAGAAGAAATAGCAAATCTCAGATGGCAGCTGACTTAACCCCTGCAGGCTCCTTCCTGCCTGTTTTGGACACTTTGTCGTCTTCAATACCTCCACTGGGATCTTCCGTTCATGTAAACGTGCCGTTGCCATTCCAGTCTCCTGGCGTCACACCCACCGTTCCTCCTGACTCCGCAGTACAGGTTAAATGTGAACCTGCGTCTCCGAAAGGCTCAGAAGAAAATGGCAATTCTGTGCTTCAGAGCTCTCCATCTGCTTCACGAACAGAAGAGGTGCAGCAGAAGGGTG AAGACACCAACCAGAACACATCAAGATACCCAGTTATCTCTGCAACCCTATCCATATCAGAACTGGCAGCTTGTTTCCAAAATACCAATCAAGATGTTCCCAAGCCTGCTAGGAACAGGGGAAAGGCTGGGCTTCGTGAGGACCCTTCTCATTCACTGTCTGTTTTCAGCAAGAAAGACGCAAATGATGCGGTGACTGAAAACTTTTTACGGGTTCAGcgtagcccttctctgccaaAGTGTTCAGCCCTTCTAGAACTGCCAATGGATGAAACTCCCAAGTTGTCTGCAGAACCATCCAAGCAACAGATGACAACCACTGTAGTCCCAGCAGAAAaagggaacaggaggaggagaaggttaaggaagaagaaaactcTGAGAGCAGCCCATGTGCCAGAGAACAGTGATACAGAGCAGGATATAGTTGACTTGAAGCCCATTCGGAAACTCAGGGGTGGGAAGGTTCTGAAAGGAGTAAAAGTTACTACATCTGCTCCTCCAAAACAGGAGAAAGGAGTCACTGCTCAAACTGCGAGAAACAAAGATGAGAATGACAGTGATGTTTCTCTGGAACTGGTGGAAGTTCCAGTTCCTCAGTGTCACGTAGTTGATGTTGGTTCATCAGAGTCGGGAAATGAGAAACCAGACAGTCCATCAAAGAGGGATTCACGCAGCTCTCTGGATCAAACAGTCCTAGAGGCATCCTGTTCTGGTTATGATGAAGTGAGCTCTACCAGTGAGATTGGCACAAATTACGGGGATGATGGGAAAAGAAG TGTGGCTGAGACGCAGACTTCCATATCTCTATTAAGAGGATCAAAGAATTCCTCAG AACTGTCTTCAGAGCCAGGTGAGGATGAAGAACCTACAGAGGGAAACTTTGAGGGACACCAGGCTGCAGTGAATGCTATTCAGATTTTTGGGAATTTATTGTATACCTGCTCAGCAGACAAAACTGTTTGTGCCTACAATCTGGTT AGCAGAAAGTGTGTGGCTATCTTTGAAGGACATACTTCAAAAGTGAACTGCCTCCTGGTCACTCAGACAAATGGGAAGAATGCTGCACTCTACACTGGTTCGAGTGACCACACTATCAACTGTTACAATATCAAG ACCAAAGAGTGCACAGAACAATTTAAATTGGAAGATCGAGTGCTGTGTTTACACAGTCGATGGCGGATTCTTTATGCAGGCCTTGCCAATGGCAGTGTGGTTACTTTCAGCATAAAG AACAACAAGCATGTTGATACCTTTGAATGCCATGGCCCTAGAGCAGTGAGCTGCCTAGCCACAGCTCAGGAAGGAGCACGCAAGTTGTTGGTAGTGGGCTCCTATGACTGCACCATCAGTGTGAGGGATGCACGGAACGGGCTGCTACTCAGAACTCTGGAAGGTCACAGCAAGACTATACTCTGCATGAAG GTTGTGAATGATCTGGTATTCAGTGGCTCCAGTGATCAGTCTGTCCATGCTCACAACATCCAT actggagagctggtaCGGATCTATAAAGGCCATAACCACGCAGTAACGGTTGTGAACATTCTTGGGAAGGTGATGGTGACAGCATGTCTGGATAAATTTGTTCGTGTTTATGAACTACAG TCCCATGACCGCTTACAAGTCTATGGAGGACACACGGATATGATCATGTGCATGACCATCCATAAGAGCATG ATCTACACTGGGTGCTATGATGGCAGTGTCAGAGCTGTGAGGCTTAATCTAATGCAAAATTATCGTTGCTGG tggCATGGATGTTCACTGATCTTTGGAGTTGTGGACCATCTGAAACAGCACTTGCTGACTGACCACACCAACCCAAATTTTCAGACCCTAAAATGCCGCTGGAAGAACTGTGATGCTTTCTTTACTTCCAGAAAAGGGTCCAAGCAG GATGCTGTAGGACACATTGAAAGACATGCTGAGGATGACAGCAGGATTGACTCATGA
- the ZNF106 gene encoding zinc finger protein 106 isoform X3, with translation MVRERKCILCHTEYNSRKEMEEHMRSMLHHRELENLKGRDSNHECRVCRVTVVGLSAYAKHISSQLHKDNVDAHDRNEEGKEEAEEEYLDKELIQLIKQRKEQDRQAEPGCANQELECGDRRLQRRREERAAYKEREAYDQSSWHHHNASQRDWKWEKDDYISPRQGKFSHCQRNLNTNRHAGGSRGRSGWHQNASNRHNYGNSGSAWHPSGREGGPPNWHHGARGRNSTWHPEGTGHFSSWNSKNYGGNWKSSPHGANGWNFEGPADACSVEPNKYNRMRYVWQRQEKVTDAPPYRGRKNRRDLIDFTSDHLASEGGFDFGRLKQPESKTSRASGKSGSPSRDKMHRWTPYPSQPWSEDNVSKTQDKMDSVFMPLSDSSAKEKSCEANVSLSKLKNQEASSPSNVMSDHIDSCQVMKDSSSGENPDKGDGRSNRMPSLKSPLLNITDIKLSPPKQDTHSLLKNVKLLLASTSGKEQNHVNVLSLEANGLFSYSPELHDACAAKLEDNRDVLRSDLGEPVNNLSEAEQSTKDVQSSHSLQNSPLSVCKDTNDQNKEETRAVSPKNEFRSASLEDVNDEDLTASKKSEVRVVKLSCSVGSCLSLDPVECKPATSEKEDDEEPSATGIASADIKDSTFQMESTVSPSSDQDPLHVDLKTSLQGGEGNEEHVKSHDPLEMEGFENSSDHELQKGGSQSPGLLLPDLSKLGLPASLQRDLTRHISLKSKSGTHLPEPNLNNARRIRNVSGHRRSETEKESGLKPTLRQILSASRRNVNWDQVIQQVTKKKQELGKGLPRFGIEMVPLVQNEQEGLELGEESDLSTLEGFQWEGISLAVPGSARKRSFSESSVIADRNPAAYSFFSEQAKIKESGQMQITGTSHSCPITSGYEASTGIEADLKQDTASLPLLPFMSERTETRGRRHSLQATSEVTDFTKPEQESPEKRTPLLEKQNVLGISEENCSASNNASLLAASNNIDAATDSSCTSGTEQNDSQGVGKKRRATGEGSSPEIPSLERKNKRRKIKGKKERSQVDHLLAISLREEELSKSLHSVDNSLLQARATLQAAYVEVQRFLVLKQQITMEMSALRSQRIQILQGLQETYEPSELSEQLSCSVLSERRNSKSQMAADLTPAGSFLPVLDTLSSSIPPLGSSVHVNVPLPFQSPGVTPTVPPDSAVQVKCEPASPKGSEENGNSVLQSSPSASRTEEVQQKGEDTNQNTSRYPVISATLSISELAACFQNTNQDVPKPARNRGKAGLREDPSHSLSVFSKKDANDAVTENFLRVQRSPSLPKCSALLELPMDETPKLSAEPSKQQMTTTVVPAEKGNRRRRRLRKKKTLRAAHVPENSDTEQDIVDLKPIRKLRGGKVLKGVKVTTSAPPKQEKGVTAQTARNKDENDSDVSLELVEVPVPQCHVVDVGSSESGNEKPDSPSKRDSRSSLDQTVLEASCSGYDEVSSTSEIGTNYGDDGKRSVAETQTSISLLRGSKNSSELSSEPEQKVCGYL, from the exons ATGGTTCGAGAGCGAAAATGCATATTATGTCACACTGAATACAATTCAAGAAAG GAGATGGAAGAACATATGCGAAGCATGCTTCACCACAGAGAACTTGAAAACCTGAAGGGAAG GGACAGCAACCATGAATGCCGGGTGTGCAGGGTGACAGTAGTGGGTTTGTCAGCATATGCCAAGCAcatctccagccagctgcacaAAGACAATGTTGATGCCCACGACAGAAAcgaggaggggaaagaagaggcagaagaagaaTACCTTGACAAAGAACTCATTCAACTAATCAAGCAAAGGAAGGAACAGGATCG GCAAGCTGAACCAGGCTGTGCAAACCAAGAATTAGAATGTGGTGACAGGAGATTACAGAGAAGGCGAGAAGAAAGAGCTGCTtacaaagaaagagaagcatATGATCAGTCATCATGGCATCATCATAATGCATCACAAAGGGACTGGAAGTGGGAAAAGGATGATTATATTAGTCCTAGACAAGGCAAATTTTCACACTGTCAGAGGAACCTTAATACAAACAGACATGCAGGTGGCTCAAGGGGACGCTCTGGGTGGCACCAAAATGCTTCAAATCGTCATAACTATGGGAATTCTGGGAGTGCTTGGCATCCAAGTGGGCGAGAGGGAGGACCACCAAATTGGCATCATGGTGCCAGAGGGAGAAATTCTACGTGGCATCCAGAAGGAACAGGTCATTTTTCTAGCTGGAATTCCAAGAATTATGGAGGGAACTGGAAATCTAGTCCTCATGGTGCAAATGGCTGGAATTTTGAAGGTCCTGCAGATGCATGTTCAGTAGAGCCTAATAAATACAATAGGATGAGATATgtgtggcagaggcaggagaaagTCACTGATGCTCCACCATACAGAGGTCGGAAAAATAGGAGAGACTTGATTGATTTTACTAGTGATCATCTTGCTTCTGAGGGAGGATTTGACTTTGGTAGGCTGAAGCAACCAGAGAGCAAAACTTCAAGAGCCAGTGGAAAAAGTGGTAGTCCTTCCAGAGACAAAATGCATCGCTGGACTCCCTACCCATCCCAACCGTGGTCTGAAGATAATGTTTCTAAAACTCAAGATAAAATGGATTCTGTATTTATGCCTCTTAGTGATTCATcagcaaaagaaaaatcttGTGAAGCTAATGTTAGCCTTTCAAAACTTAAAAATCAGGAGGCATCTTCCCCTTCTAATGTAATGTCAGACCACATTGATTCTTGCCAGGTAATGAAAGACAGCTCTAGTGGTGAAAACCCTGACAAAGGTGATGGCAGAAGTAATAGGATGCCATCACTGAAATCCCCTCTTCTGAATATCACAGACATAAAATTATCTCCCCCGAAGCAAGACACCCACAGTCTCTTAAAAAATGTCAAGCTTCTGTTAGCCTCAACTAGTGGCAAAGAGCAGAATCATGTGAATGTGCTGAGCTTGGAAGCCAATGGTTTATTCTCGTACTCACCAGAACTGCATGATGCATGTGCTGCTAAATTAGAAGACAACAGAGATGTGCTTCGCAGCGATCTTGGAGAGCCTGTTAATAACTTAAGTGAAGCAGAACAAAGCACCAAAGATGTTCAGTCCAGCCACTCCTTGCAAAACTCTCCCTTAAGCGTTTGCAAAGATACAAATGACCAGAATAAGGAAGAAACCAGGGCAGTGTCACCAAAGAATGAGTTCAGATCAGCTTCATTAGAAGATGTGAACGATGAAGATTTAACAGCAAGCAAGAAGTCAGAAGTGAGAGTTGTAAAGTTGAGTTGTTCTGTTGGTTCTTGTTTATCCCTTGACCCTGTGGAATGTAAACCTGCCACCTCTGAGAAGGAAGATGATGAAGAGCCATCTGCTACCGGTATTGCTTCTGCCGATATAAAAGATTCTACATTTCAGATGGAATCCACAGTTTCTCCATCAAGTGATCAGGACCCTTTGCATGTGGATTTGAAAACCTCCTTGCAGGGTGGAGAAGGCAATGAAGAACATGTCAAATCACATGATCCCTTAGAAATGGAAGGGTTTGAGAATTCTTCTGATCATGAGCTGCAGAAAGGAGGAAGCCAGTCACCAGGCCTCCTTCTTCCTGATTTGAGCAAACTTGGCCTCCCTGCATCTTTGCAGAGAGACCTGACACGACATATTAGTCTGAAGAGTAAATCTGGGACACATCTTCCAGAGCCCAATCTCAATAATGCACGTCGCATTCGGAATGTAAGTGGCCATCGGAGAAGTGAGACTGAGAAGGAATCAGGGCTTAAACCCACCCTCAGGCAGATTCTTAGTGCTTCCCGGCGAAATGTAAACTGGGATCAAGTCATCCAGCAGGTAACCAAGAAGAAACAGGAACTTGGCAAAGGTTTACCAAG GTTTGGCATAGAAATGGTGCCTCTTGTTCAGAATGAGCAAGAGGGTCTAGAACTCGGTGAAGAATCTGATCTGTCAACTCTGGAAGGATTCCAGTGGGAAGGAATTTCCTTAGCAGTGCCTGGCTCAGCCAGAAAGCGTAGCTTTTCTGAAAGTAGTGTCATTGCAGACAGAAACCCTGCTGCTTATAGCTTCTTCAGTGAACAagccaaaataaaagaaagtgGGCAAATGCAAATAACTGGAACCAGCCACTCATGTCCCATTACATCTGGATATGAGGCAAGTACTGGCATTGAGGCTGACTTGAAACAGGACACAGCTTCTCTTCCTTTGTTACCATTCATGTCTGAAAGAACTGAGACACGTGGAAGAAGACACAGTCTACAGGCCACGTCTGAGGTCACAGACTTCACAAAACCAGAGCAAgagagcccagagaagagaacacCTCTTCTTGAGAAACAAAATGTCCTAGGAATCTCAGAAGAAAACTGCTCAGCTTCAAATAATGCTTCACTTCTTGCAGCATCTAATAATATAGATGCAGCTACAGACAGTAGCTGTACATCTGGTACTGAACAGAATGACAGCCAAGGAGTAGGAAAGAAACGAAGGGCAACTGGA GAGGGATCTTCTCCTGAAATCCCTAGTCTAGAAAGAAAGAATAAGAGAAGAAAGATCAAGGGTAAAAAAG AACGTTCTCAGGTAGACCATTTGTTGGCAATTTCGCTGAGGGAAGAAGAGTTAAGCAAGTCCCTGCATAGTGTGGACAACAGTCTCTTGCAGGCTAGGGCTACTCTGCAGGCTGCGTATGTTGAAGTTCAACGGTTCCTTGTATTAAAGCAACAG ATAACCATGGAAATGAGTGCACTGAGAAGTCAAAGAATACAGATCTTGCAGGGGCTACAAG AAACATATGAACCTTCTGAACTGTCAGAGCAACTTTCCTGCAGTGTCTTAAGTGAGAGAAGAAATAGCAAATCTCAGATGGCAGCTGACTTAACCCCTGCAGGCTCCTTCCTGCCTGTTTTGGACACTTTGTCGTCTTCAATACCTCCACTGGGATCTTCCGTTCATGTAAACGTGCCGTTGCCATTCCAGTCTCCTGGCGTCACACCCACCGTTCCTCCTGACTCCGCAGTACAGGTTAAATGTGAACCTGCGTCTCCGAAAGGCTCAGAAGAAAATGGCAATTCTGTGCTTCAGAGCTCTCCATCTGCTTCACGAACAGAAGAGGTGCAGCAGAAGGGTG AAGACACCAACCAGAACACATCAAGATACCCAGTTATCTCTGCAACCCTATCCATATCAGAACTGGCAGCTTGTTTCCAAAATACCAATCAAGATGTTCCCAAGCCTGCTAGGAACAGGGGAAAGGCTGGGCTTCGTGAGGACCCTTCTCATTCACTGTCTGTTTTCAGCAAGAAAGACGCAAATGATGCGGTGACTGAAAACTTTTTACGGGTTCAGcgtagcccttctctgccaaAGTGTTCAGCCCTTCTAGAACTGCCAATGGATGAAACTCCCAAGTTGTCTGCAGAACCATCCAAGCAACAGATGACAACCACTGTAGTCCCAGCAGAAAaagggaacaggaggaggagaaggttaaggaagaagaaaactcTGAGAGCAGCCCATGTGCCAGAGAACAGTGATACAGAGCAGGATATAGTTGACTTGAAGCCCATTCGGAAACTCAGGGGTGGGAAGGTTCTGAAAGGAGTAAAAGTTACTACATCTGCTCCTCCAAAACAGGAGAAAGGAGTCACTGCTCAAACTGCGAGAAACAAAGATGAGAATGACAGTGATGTTTCTCTGGAACTGGTGGAAGTTCCAGTTCCTCAGTGTCACGTAGTTGATGTTGGTTCATCAGAGTCGGGAAATGAGAAACCAGACAGTCCATCAAAGAGGGATTCACGCAGCTCTCTGGATCAAACAGTCCTAGAGGCATCCTGTTCTGGTTATGATGAAGTGAGCTCTACCAGTGAGATTGGCACAAATTACGGGGATGATGGGAAAAGAAG TGTGGCTGAGACGCAGACTTCCATATCTCTATTAAGAGGATCAAAGAATTCCTCAG AACTGTCTTCAGAGCCAG AGCAGAAAGTGTGTGGCTATCTTTGA